From Pseudorasbora parva isolate DD20220531a chromosome 25, ASM2467924v1, whole genome shotgun sequence, one genomic window encodes:
- the LOC137064617 gene encoding streptococcal hemagglutinin-like isoform X2 codes for MQGSTTYGGSLQPQGTRRQFATGSPSSYPSVSLSSQQGASSQSATVQSSQKQFTSSYGTQSGGSLQTQGTRRQFATGSPPYPSVSISSQQGASSQSATVQSSQKLSPSYGTQLGGSLQLQGTTRQFATGSPSYPSVSIASPQGAARLSATVQSSRKQFTSSYGTQSGGSLHHQGTKSQFTTGSSSSYPSVSISSQQGSTSQSATVQSSRKQFTSSYGTQSGGALQPQGTTSQFATGSPSYPSVSLSSPQGATSQSATVQSSQKQFTSRYGTHSGGSLQPQGTTSQFATGSPSYPSVSLSSQQGTASQSATVQSSQKLSPSYSTQLGGSLQPQGTRRQFATGSPSSYPSVSIASPQGAARLSATVQSSQKQFTSSYGTQSGGSIQPQGTTRQFATGSPSSYPSVSLSSPQGAARLSATVQSSRKQFTSSYGTQSGGSLQPQDTTRQFATGSPSYPSVSLSSQQGTASQSATVQSSQKLSPSYGTQLGGSLQPQGTTRQFATGSPLSYPSVSLSSPQGATSQSATVQSSRKQFTSSYGTPSGSSKILTMQGSTAYGGSLQPQGTRRQFATGSPSSYPSVSIASPQGTASQSATVQSSQKLSPSYSTQLGGSLQPQGTTRQFTTGSPSYPSVSLSSPQGAARLSATVQSSRKQFTSSYGTQSGGSLQPQGTTSQFATGSPSYPSVSISSQQGASSQSATVQSSQKLSPSYGTQLGGSLQLQGTTRQFATGSPSYPSVSIASPQGAARLSATVQSSRKQFTSSYGTQSGGSLQPQGTTRQFATGSPSYPSVSLSSSQGAARLSATVQSSRKQFTSSYGTQSGGSLQPQGTKSQFTTGSSSSYPSVSISSQQGTTSQSATVQSSRKQFTSSYGTQSGGSLQPQGTTSQFATGSPSYPSVSLSSQQGTASQSATVQSSQKLSPSYSTQLGGSLQPQGTRRQFATGSPSSYPSVSIASPQGAARLSATVQSSRKQFTSSYGTQSGGSLQPQGTTSQFATGSPSYPSVSISSPQGAARLSATVQSSRKQFTSSYGTQSGGSLQPQGTTRQFATGSPSYPSVSLSSQQGTASQSATVQSSQKLSPSYGTQLGGSLQPQGTTRQFATGSPSYPSVSLSSPQGATSQSATVQSSRKQFTSSYGTPSGSSKILTMQGSTAYGGSLQPQGTRRQFATGSPSSYPSVSIASPQGTASQSATVQSSQKLSPSYSTQLGGSLQPQGTTRQFATGSPSSYPSVSLSSPQGATSQSATVQSSRKQFTSSFGTQSGGSLQPQGTTRQFATGSPSSYPSVSLSSPQGATSQSATVQNSQKQFTSRYGTHSGGSLQPQGTTSQFATGSPSYPSVSLSSQQGAARLSATVQSSQKQFTSSYGTQSGGSIQPQGTRSPFALGSRSSYLSLSLSSPQGFASQAFQSDAVSQHQKSQRWPPSEGIQTSGAAVSQGASSVSEVLSSYGLFNQNTQASKPSRRFSSDRYYVKG; via the exons ATGCAGGGAAGCACCACTTATGGTGGATcactccagcctcaaggtaccagaAGGCAGTTTGCCACTGGGTCTCCATCCTCCTACCCAAGTGTATCCCTATCCTCACAACAAGGTGCTTCCAgtcagtctgctacagtccagagttcacagaagcagtttacctctagctatggcacccagtcaggggGATCACTCCAGACTCAAGGTACCAGAAGGCAGTTTGCCACTGGGTCTCCACCCTACCCAAGTGTATCCATATCCTCACAACAAGGTGCTTCCAGTCAatctgctacagtccagagttcacaGAAGCTGTCTCctagctatggcacccagttGGGGGGATCACTCCAGCTTCAAGGTACCACAAGGCAGTTTGCCACTGGGTCTCCATCCTACCCAAGTGTTTCCATAGCCTCACCCCAAGGTGCTGCCAGACTGTCagctacagtccagagttcacggaagcagtttacctctagctatggcacccagtcaggggGATCACTCCATCATCAAGGTACCAAAAGTCAGTTTACCACTGGTTCTTCATCGTCTTACCCAAGTGTATCCATATCCTCACAACAAGGTTCTACCAgtcagtctgctacagtccagagttcacggaagcagtttacctctagctatggcacccagtcagggggagcactccagcctcaaggtaccacaagtcaGTTTGCCACTGGGTCTCCATCCTACCCAAGTGTATCACTCTCCTCACCCCAAGGTGCTACCAgtcagtctgctacagtccagagttcacaGAAGCAGTTTACCTCTAGATATGGCACCCATTCAGGGGGATcactccagcctcaaggtaccacaagtcaGTTTGCCACTGGGTCTCCATCCTACCCAAGTGTATCACTATCCTCACAACAAGGTACTGCCAGTCAatctgctacagtccagagttcacaGAAGCTGTCTCCTAGCTATAGCACCCAGTTAGGGGGATcactccagcctcaaggtaccagaAGGCAGTTTGCCACTGGGTCTCCATCCTCCTATCCAAGTGTTTCCATAGCCTCACCCCAAGGTGCTGCCAGACTGTCagctacagtccagagttcacagaagcagtttacctctagctatggcacccagtcagggggatcaatccagcctcaaggtaccacaaggCAGTTTGCCACTGGTTCCCCATCGTCCTACCCAAGTGTATCACTATCCTCACCCCAAGGTGCTGCCAGACTGTCagctacagtccagagttcacggaagcagtttacctctagctatggcacccagtcaggggGATCACTCCAGCCTCAAGATACCACAAGGCAGTTTGCCACTGGGTCTCCATCCTACCCAAGTGTATCACTATCCTCACAACAAGGTACTGCCAGTCAatctgctacagtccagagttcacaGAAGCTGTCTCctagctatggcacccagttAGGGGGATCCCTCCAacctcaaggtaccacaaggCAGTTTGCCACTGGTTCTCCATTGTCCTACCCAAGTGTATCGCTATCCTCACCCCAAGGTGCTACCAgtcagtctgctacagtccagagttcacggaagcagtttacctctAGCTATGGCACTCCGTCAGGGTCCTCTAAAATCTTAACCATGCAGGGAAGCACCGCTTATGGTGGATcactccagcctcaaggtaccagaAGGCAGTTTGCCACTGGGTCTCCATCCTCCTATCCAAGTGTTTCCATAGCCTCACCCCAAGGTACTGCCAGTCAatctgctacagtccagagttcacaGAAGCTGTCTCCTAGCTATAGCACCCAGTTAGGGGGATcactccagcctcaaggtaccacaaggCAGTTTACCACTGGTTCTCCATCCTACCCAAGTGTATCACTATCCTCACCCCAAGGTGCTGCCAGACTGTCagctacagtccagagttcacggaagcagtttacctctagctatggcacccagtcagggggatcactccagcctcaaggtaccacaagtcaGTTTGCCACTGGGTCTCCATCCTACCCAAGTGTATCCATATCCTCACAACAAGGTGCTTCCAGTCAatctgctacagtccagagttcacaGAAGCTGTCTCctagctatggcacccagttGGGGGGATCACTCCAGCTTCAAGGTACCACAAGGCAGTTTGCCACTGGGTCTCCATCCTACCCAAGTGTTTCCATAGCCTCACCCCAAGGTGCTGCCAGACTGTCagctacagtccagagttcacggaagcagtttacctctagctatggcacccagtcagggggatcactccagcctcaaggtaccacaaggCAGTTTGCCACTGGTTCTCCATCCTACCCAAGTGTATCACTATCCTCATCCCAAGGTGCTGCCAGACTGTCagctacagtccagagttcacggaagcagtttacctctagctatggcacccagtcagggggatcactccagcctcaaggtaccaaaAGTCAGTTTACCACTGGTTCTTCATCGTCTTACCCAAGTGTATCCATATCCTCACAACAAGGTACTACCAgtcagtctgctacagtccagagttcacggaagcagtttacctctagctatggcacccagtcagggggatcactccagcctcaaggtaccacaagtcaGTTTGCCACTGGGTCTCCATCCTACCCAAGTGTATCACTATCCTCACAACAAGGTACTGCCAGTCAatctgctacagtccagagttcacaGAAGCTGTCTCCTAGCTATAGCACCCAGTTAGGGGGATcactccagcctcaaggtaccagaAGGCAGTTTGCCACTGGGTCTCCATCCTCCTATCCAAGTGTTTCCATAGCCTCACCCCAAGGTGCTGCCAGACTGTCagctacagtccagagttcacggaagcagtttacctctagctatggcacccagtcagggggatcactccagcctcaaggtaccacaagtcaGTTTGCCACTGGGTCTCCATCCTACCCAAGTGTTTCCATATCCTCACCCCAAGGTGCTGCCAGACTGTCagctacagtccagagttcacggaagcagtttacctctagctatggcacccagtcagggggatcactccagcctcaaggtaccacaaggCAGTTTGCCACTGGGTCTCCATCCTACCCAAGTGTATCACTATCCTCACAACAAGGTACTGCCAGTCAatctgctacagtccagagttcacaGAAGCTGTCTCctagctatggcacccagttAGGGGGATCCctccagcctcaaggtaccacaaggCAGTTTGCCACTGGGTCTCCATCCTACCCAAGTGTATCGCTATCCTCACCCCAAGGTGCTACCAgtcagtctgctacagtccagagttcacggaagcagtttacctctAGCTATGGCACTCCGTCAGGGTCCTCTAAAATCTTAACCATGCAGGGAAGCACCGCTTATGGTGGATcactccagcctcaaggtaccagaAGGCAGTTTGCCACTGGGTCTCCATCCTCCTATCCAAGTGTTTCCATAGCCTCACCCCAAGGTACTGCCAGTCAatctgctacagtccagagttcacaGAAGCTGTCTCCTAGCTATAGCACCCAGTTAGGGGGATcactccagcctcaaggtaccacgaGGCAGTTTGCCACTGGTTCCCCATCGTCCTACCCAAGTGTATCGCTATCCTCACCCCAAGGTGCTACCAgtcagtctgctacagtccagagttcacggaagcagtttacctctagctttggcacccagtcagggggatcactccagcctcaaggtaccacaaggCAGTTTGCCACTGGTTCTCCATCGTCCTACCCAAGTGTATCACTATCCTCACCCCAAGGTGCTACCAgtcagtctgctacagtccagaATTCACAGAAGCAGTTTACCTCTAGATATGGCACCCATTCAGGGGGATcactccagcctcaaggtaccacaagtcaGTTTGCCACTGGGTCTCCATCCTACCCAAGTGTATCACTATCCTCACAACAAG GTGCTGCCAGACTGTCagctacagtccagagttcacagaagcagtttacctctagctatggcacccagtcagggggatcaatccagcctcaaggtaccaggAGTCCCTTTGCCCTTGGGTCTCGATCCTCCTACCTAAGTTTATCCCTATCCTCACCCCAAGGTTTTGCCAGCCAAGCATTTCAAAGTGATGCTGTGTCCCAACACCAGAAGTCTCAAAGATGGCCACCATCAGAAGGTATTCAAACCTCAGGTGCAGCTGTTTCACAAGGAGCATCAAGTGTTTCTGAGGTCCTGAGTAGCTATGGCTTGTTTAACCAAAATACCCAAGCTTCTAAACCATCCCGCCGCTTTTCCTCAGACCGCTACTATGTCAAGGGCTAA
- the LOC137064617 gene encoding platelet binding protein GspB-like isoform X15, whose translation MQGSTTYGGSLQPQGTRRQFATGSPSSYPSVSLSSQQGASSQSATVQSSQKQFTSSYGTQSGGSLQTQGTRRQFATGSPPYPSVSISSQQGASSQSATVQSSQKLSPSYGTQLGGSLQLQGTTRQFATGSPSYPSVSIASPQGAARLSATVQSSRKQFTSSYGTQSGGSLHHQGTKSQFTTGSSSSYPSVSISSQQGSTSQSATVQSSRKQFTSSYGTQSGGALQPQGTTSQFATGSPSYPSVSLSSPQGATSQSATVQSSQKQFTSRYGTHSGGSLQPQGTTSQFATGSPSYPSVSLSSQQGTASQSATVQSSQKLSPSYSTQLGGSLQPQGTRRQFATGSPSSYPSVSIASPQGAARLSATVQSSQKQFTSSYGTQSGGSIQPQGTTRQFATGSPSSYPSVSLSSPQGAARLSATVQSSRKQFTSSYGTQSGGSLQPQDTTRQFATGSPSYPSVSLSSQQGTASQSATVQSSQKLSPSYGTQLGGSLQPQGTTRQFATGSPLSYPSVSLSSPQGATSQSATVQSSRKQFTSSYGTPSGSSKILTMQGSTAYGGSLQPQGTRRQFATGSPSSYPSVSIASPQGTASQSATVQSSQKLSPSYSTQLGGSLQPQGTTRQFTTGSPSYPSVSLSSPQGAARLSATVQSSRKQFTSSYGTQSGGSLQPQGTTSQFATGSPSYPSVSISSQQGASSQSATVQSSQKLSPSYGTQLGGSLQLQGTTRQFATGSPSYPSVSIASPQGAARLSATVQSSRKQFTSSYGTQSGGSLQPQGTTRQFATGSPSYPSVSLSSSQGAARLSATVQSSRKQFTSSYGTQSGGSLQPQGTKSQFTTGSSSSYPSVSISSQQGTTSQSATVQSSRKQFTSSYGTQSGGSLQPQGTTSQFATGSPSYPSVSLSSQQGTASQSATVQSSQKLSPSYSTQLGGSLQPQGTRRQFATGSPSSYPSVSIASPQGAARLSATVQSSRKQFTSSYGTQSGGSLQPQGTTSQFATGSPSYPSVSISSPQGAARLSATVQSSRKQFTSSYGTQSGGSLQPQGTTRQFATGSPSSYPSVSLSSPQGATSQSATVQSSRKQFTSSFGTQSGGSLQPQGTTRQFATGSPSSYPSVSLSSPQGATSQSATVQNSQKQFTSRYGTHSGGSLQPQGTTSQFATGSPSYPSVSLSSQQGTASQSATVQSSQKLSPSYSTQLGGSLQPQGTRRQFATGSPSSYPSVSIASPQGAARLSATVQSSQKQFTSSYGTQSGGSIQPQGTRSPFALGSRSSYLSLSLSSPQGFASQAFQSDAVSQHQKSQRWPPSEGIQTSGAAVSQGASSVSEVLSSYGLFNQNTQASKPSRRFSSDRYYVKG comes from the exons ATGCAGGGAAGCACCACTTATGGTGGATcactccagcctcaaggtaccagaAGGCAGTTTGCCACTGGGTCTCCATCCTCCTACCCAAGTGTATCCCTATCCTCACAACAAGGTGCTTCCAgtcagtctgctacagtccagagttcacagaagcagtttacctctagctatggcacccagtcaggggGATCACTCCAGACTCAAGGTACCAGAAGGCAGTTTGCCACTGGGTCTCCACCCTACCCAAGTGTATCCATATCCTCACAACAAGGTGCTTCCAGTCAatctgctacagtccagagttcacaGAAGCTGTCTCctagctatggcacccagttGGGGGGATCACTCCAGCTTCAAGGTACCACAAGGCAGTTTGCCACTGGGTCTCCATCCTACCCAAGTGTTTCCATAGCCTCACCCCAAGGTGCTGCCAGACTGTCagctacagtccagagttcacggaagcagtttacctctagctatggcacccagtcaggggGATCACTCCATCATCAAGGTACCAAAAGTCAGTTTACCACTGGTTCTTCATCGTCTTACCCAAGTGTATCCATATCCTCACAACAAGGTTCTACCAgtcagtctgctacagtccagagttcacggaagcagtttacctctagctatggcacccagtcagggggagcactccagcctcaaggtaccacaagtcaGTTTGCCACTGGGTCTCCATCCTACCCAAGTGTATCACTCTCCTCACCCCAAGGTGCTACCAgtcagtctgctacagtccagagttcacaGAAGCAGTTTACCTCTAGATATGGCACCCATTCAGGGGGATcactccagcctcaaggtaccacaagtcaGTTTGCCACTGGGTCTCCATCCTACCCAAGTGTATCACTATCCTCACAACAAGGTACTGCCAGTCAatctgctacagtccagagttcacaGAAGCTGTCTCCTAGCTATAGCACCCAGTTAGGGGGATcactccagcctcaaggtaccagaAGGCAGTTTGCCACTGGGTCTCCATCCTCCTATCCAAGTGTTTCCATAGCCTCACCCCAAGGTGCTGCCAGACTGTCagctacagtccagagttcacagaagcagtttacctctagctatggcacccagtcagggggatcaatccagcctcaaggtaccacaaggCAGTTTGCCACTGGTTCCCCATCGTCCTACCCAAGTGTATCACTATCCTCACCCCAAGGTGCTGCCAGACTGTCagctacagtccagagttcacggaagcagtttacctctagctatggcacccagtcaggggGATCACTCCAGCCTCAAGATACCACAAGGCAGTTTGCCACTGGGTCTCCATCCTACCCAAGTGTATCACTATCCTCACAACAAGGTACTGCCAGTCAatctgctacagtccagagttcacaGAAGCTGTCTCctagctatggcacccagttAGGGGGATCCCTCCAacctcaaggtaccacaaggCAGTTTGCCACTGGTTCTCCATTGTCCTACCCAAGTGTATCGCTATCCTCACCCCAAGGTGCTACCAgtcagtctgctacagtccagagttcacggaagcagtttacctctAGCTATGGCACTCCGTCAGGGTCCTCTAAAATCTTAACCATGCAGGGAAGCACCGCTTATGGTGGATcactccagcctcaaggtaccagaAGGCAGTTTGCCACTGGGTCTCCATCCTCCTATCCAAGTGTTTCCATAGCCTCACCCCAAGGTACTGCCAGTCAatctgctacagtccagagttcacaGAAGCTGTCTCCTAGCTATAGCACCCAGTTAGGGGGATcactccagcctcaaggtaccacaaggCAGTTTACCACTGGTTCTCCATCCTACCCAAGTGTATCACTATCCTCACCCCAAGGTGCTGCCAGACTGTCagctacagtccagagttcacggaagcagtttacctctagctatggcacccagtcagggggatcactccagcctcaaggtaccacaagtcaGTTTGCCACTGGGTCTCCATCCTACCCAAGTGTATCCATATCCTCACAACAAGGTGCTTCCAGTCAatctgctacagtccagagttcacaGAAGCTGTCTCctagctatggcacccagttGGGGGGATCACTCCAGCTTCAAGGTACCACAAGGCAGTTTGCCACTGGGTCTCCATCCTACCCAAGTGTTTCCATAGCCTCACCCCAAGGTGCTGCCAGACTGTCagctacagtccagagttcacggaagcagtttacctctagctatggcacccagtcagggggatcactccagcctcaaggtaccacaaggCAGTTTGCCACTGGTTCTCCATCCTACCCAAGTGTATCACTATCCTCATCCCAAGGTGCTGCCAGACTGTCagctacagtccagagttcacggaagcagtttacctctagctatggcacccagtcagggggatcactccagcctcaaggtaccaaaAGTCAGTTTACCACTGGTTCTTCATCGTCTTACCCAAGTGTATCCATATCCTCACAACAAGGTACTACCAgtcagtctgctacagtccagagttcacggaagcagtttacctctagctatggcacccagtcagggggatcactccagcctcaaggtaccacaagtcaGTTTGCCACTGGGTCTCCATCCTACCCAAGTGTATCACTATCCTCACAACAAGGTACTGCCAGTCAatctgctacagtccagagttcacaGAAGCTGTCTCCTAGCTATAGCACCCAGTTAGGGGGATcactccagcctcaaggtaccagaAGGCAGTTTGCCACTGGGTCTCCATCCTCCTATCCAAGTGTTTCCATAGCCTCACCCCAAGGTGCTGCCAGACTGTCagctacagtccagagttcacggaagcagtttacctctagctatggcacccagtcagggggatcactccagcctcaaggtaccacaagtcaGTTTGCCACTGGGTCTCCATCCTACCCAAGTGTTTCCATATCCTCACCCCAAGGTGCTGCCAGACTGTCagctacagtccagagttcacggaagcagtttacctctagctatggcacccagtcagggggatcactccagcctcaag gtaccacgaGGCAGTTTGCCACTGGTTCCCCATCGTCCTACCCAAGTGTATCGCTATCCTCACCCCAAGGTGCTACCAgtcagtctgctacagtccagagttcacggaagcagtttacctctagctttggcacccagtcagggggatcactccagcctcaaggtaccacaaggCAGTTTGCCACTGGTTCTCCATCGTCCTACCCAAGTGTATCACTATCCTCACCCCAAGGTGCTACCAgtcagtctgctacagtccagaATTCACAGAAGCAGTTTACCTCTAGATATGGCACCCATTCAGGGGGATcactccagcctcaaggtaccacaagtcaGTTTGCCACTGGGTCTCCATCCTACCCAAGTGTATCACTATCCTCACAACAAGGTACTGCCAGTCAatctgctacagtccagagttcacaGAAGCTGTCTCCTAGCTATAGCACCCAGTTAGGGGGATcactccagcctcaaggtaccagaAGGCAGTTTGCCACTGGGTCTCCATCCTCCTATCCAAGTGTTTCCATAGCCTCACCCCAAGGTGCTGCCAGACTGTCagctacagtccagagttcacagaagcagtttacctctagctatggcacccagtcagggggatcaatccagcctcaaggtaccaggAGTCCCTTTGCCCTTGGGTCTCGATCCTCCTACCTAAGTTTATCCCTATCCTCACCCCAAGGTTTTGCCAGCCAAGCATTTCAAAGTGATGCTGTGTCCCAACACCAGAAGTCTCAAAGATGGCCACCATCAGAAGGTATTCAAACCTCAGGTGCAGCTGTTTCACAAGGAGCATCAAGTGTTTCTGAGGTCCTGAGTAGCTATGGCTTGTTTAACCAAAATACCCAAGCTTCTAAACCATCCCGCCGCTTTTCCTCAGACCGCTACTATGTCAAGGGCTAA